Genomic DNA from Fimbriimonas ginsengisoli Gsoil 348:
TCGAGTTGGAGCGAGGCGGCCTCACCAGTTACACGGGAGATTTTAACGCGATGGTGGAGGCGAAGCAGCGTCGCGATGCCCGGCAACAAGAGAGCTGGGAACGGCATAAACAGGAAGATCGCCGTCTGCGAATAGCCGCTGAGGAGACGCTGCAGGTGGCGGCCAAGATGACCCGCAAACCGACCGGGCGTACCTACGATCCCAAGTTCAAGGCGTTCTACGCCGGTAAGCAGGCCCGGCTGGACAAGCGGGCCAAAGCGATCGTCTCGCGCGTGGAAAAGGGAAGGGAAGAGGCGCCCGAGAAGCCGTACGTGGGGGATGAAGTGACCCTTCGCTTCCCGACCCGTCCGCTCCGGGCGGCGGAGGCGCTGGCGGGGCGACGTTTAAAGAAGTCGTACGGAGGGCGCTGTCTCTTCGACAACCTAAACGTCACCCTGCTCCGCGGCTCGCGCATCGCGGTGGTCGGACCCAACGGCGCGGGCAAGACGACCCTCTTCCGCCTTCTCTTGGGCGAGGAGTCGCCCGATGCCGGGGAAGTGGTGTGGGCTTCCGATGCTAAAGTGGCGACTCTGTCGCAGGCCCGAGACGCCCTGAATCTCGAGTTGCCCGCTATTCGGGCGCTCGAGCCGGAGAGTTCGGAGGAGGACCGTTTCGCCCGCACCGCTCTCGCCCGCCTCGGACTCCGAGGCGAGGCCGCCGATCGCCCGGTCGGCGTGTTGTCAGTCGGTGAGCGGACCAAGGTGGAGATCGTCTCGATGCTCCTCTCCAGCGCCAACGTCCTCCTGCTCGACGAGCCGACGAACCACCTCGACCTGGTCTCCGTGCAAGCCCTGGAGTCGGCGTTGATGGAGTTCCCAGGCGCCATCCTCTTTACCTCGCACGATAGGTCGTTTGTG
This window encodes:
- the abc-f gene encoding ribosomal protection-like ABC-F family protein, encoding MLQAFGLSYSPDPRVGPLFENVDFSLDPGEKVALVGRNGAGKSILLRILAGRLAASHGRVVRGAGDALGYLPQDFEQGFEGSLADLLELTSPDAPPHAVARALHRLRLDPSRLQQQYSSLSLGERMRGALAALLAAEPSILLLDEPTNHLDVSAREWLERFLSTCPEAVLIVCHDRTVINAVADRVVELERGGLTSYTGDFNAMVEAKQRRDARQQESWERHKQEDRRLRIAAEETLQVAAKMTRKPTGRTYDPKFKAFYAGKQARLDKRAKAIVSRVEKGREEAPEKPYVGDEVTLRFPTRPLRAAEALAGRRLKKSYGGRCLFDNLNVTLLRGSRIAVVGPNGAGKTTLFRLLLGEESPDAGEVVWASDAKVATLSQARDALNLELPAIRALEPESSEEDRFARTALARLGLRGEAADRPVGVLSVGERTKVEIVSMLLSSANVLLLDEPTNHLDLVSVQALESALMEFPGAILFTSHDRSFVERVATEVLELA